In Candidatus Babeliales bacterium, the following proteins share a genomic window:
- a CDS encoding pitrilysin family protein — protein sequence MMQKFVFLFFLTMNALFLNAIQIPTIYKKQLSNGLTVLVRPADTMQKVSVQVWYNIGSKDEDLREKGLAHFIEHMIFKGTEILSESDIPEITKILSGYANAMTSYDTTNYLFNLPPAYWKEALPLIADCMKNCTFKEDILNAELKAVIAEMKKYHDDFKRILIQKLIGSIFPDHPYHYPIIGFKQDLWNLSRANLHEFYKKHYLPNNATLVIIGKVDPQEAFELTEKYFSSIEPNFAYKKNRTHLASDISAQTVILYRDVQVPYVVLGWVIPGFRKKLHPTISLVHSVLTGGKMSRLHHLLVDQLQLVTSVGSLSWALFDHDVFLIACEPKKIDDLQLIIDHIQKELTQLAREGLTTQELDRICKQYQTQQYDTLENNYGQASLLGKSYSCLQDEYYPYIDHWSDRAQHNKKAREFVQDYLRPSVMHKGILLPLSDDEKGYWTQMQKASDNEDAALLAGRIRESAVEPVAYASELSIPQVAQSTYPVPKIINLSNGLTVFYYHKPSIPKISASIMLKADEYYDSETLPGLYRILATMLVEGGTKQHTADEIAELIEANAIGLNMSPGSVDLNVLKEDFETALELSRELLSEPNFDEQALEKVRDWTRRDYKYFLQNPDSIAFQKIKEYIFPFHPKSKNSLGTPESIEKITREDLFHFHNVHISPDQASMAIVGDLDGIDLKNLLENTIGLWRGPKIEDIKTQIPKTVKSKTITIEMQRDQTVLIFGGLSVDRNHPDYEKLLLFEQLFGNGIGSKLFELREKSGAFYSIRGSLISGSGKYPGMFFVHTAVSNDRLQEAENLITEAIEKSIDSVMPHELEAAKRRVLLAPDDFYSTNGSIASAFLFLNEFELPWDYFTKLTERINAITLDEVKTAVKKVLRTDAMVTIKVGRVS from the coding sequence ATGATGCAAAAATTTGTTTTTTTATTTTTTCTGACGATGAATGCACTCTTTTTGAATGCAATTCAAATTCCTACTATTTATAAAAAACAATTATCAAATGGCCTTACCGTTTTAGTTCGGCCAGCAGATACAATGCAAAAAGTATCCGTGCAAGTTTGGTACAATATTGGTTCAAAAGATGAAGATTTAAGGGAAAAAGGCCTTGCGCATTTTATTGAACATATGATTTTCAAAGGAACGGAGATCCTTTCTGAATCAGATATTCCAGAAATTACCAAAATCTTATCGGGCTATGCAAATGCAATGACATCATATGATACAACCAATTACCTTTTTAATCTCCCACCTGCATACTGGAAGGAAGCGTTGCCGCTCATTGCCGATTGCATGAAAAACTGCACATTTAAAGAAGATATTTTAAATGCAGAGCTTAAAGCAGTTATCGCAGAAATGAAAAAATATCATGATGATTTCAAACGGATCCTTATTCAAAAGTTAATTGGCTCCATTTTTCCTGATCATCCATATCATTATCCTATAATCGGATTCAAACAAGATCTCTGGAATCTCAGCCGTGCAAATCTCCATGAGTTCTATAAGAAACATTATCTTCCTAATAATGCCACGCTTGTTATTATTGGTAAGGTTGATCCGCAAGAAGCATTCGAACTGACGGAAAAATATTTTTCATCAATAGAACCAAACTTTGCCTACAAAAAAAATCGCACTCATTTAGCGTCCGATATTAGCGCCCAAACAGTAATTCTTTACCGCGACGTGCAAGTTCCTTATGTTGTGCTTGGATGGGTTATTCCAGGGTTTAGGAAAAAACTGCACCCTACTATTTCACTTGTTCATAGCGTACTTACCGGCGGAAAAATGAGCCGCTTACATCATTTGTTGGTCGATCAACTTCAACTTGTAACCTCAGTTGGCAGCTTATCATGGGCGCTTTTTGATCATGATGTATTTTTAATTGCATGCGAGCCCAAAAAAATTGATGATCTTCAATTAATTATCGATCACATCCAAAAAGAGCTTACCCAACTTGCTCGTGAAGGCCTCACGACGCAAGAGTTGGATCGCATTTGCAAGCAATATCAAACACAACAATACGACACCCTAGAAAATAATTACGGCCAAGCATCGCTTCTTGGAAAATCATACTCATGCCTTCAAGATGAATATTATCCGTATATTGATCACTGGAGCGATCGGGCTCAACACAACAAAAAAGCGAGAGAATTCGTTCAGGATTATTTGCGCCCATCAGTTATGCACAAAGGCATACTGTTACCTCTCAGTGACGACGAGAAAGGATACTGGACGCAAATGCAAAAAGCTTCCGACAACGAAGATGCCGCACTTCTTGCCGGAAGAATTCGCGAAAGTGCTGTCGAGCCGGTTGCCTACGCATCCGAGTTGTCGATACCCCAAGTTGCGCAATCGACCTATCCAGTGCCAAAAATAATAAACCTTAGCAACGGCCTCACCGTATTTTATTATCACAAACCCTCAATACCAAAGATTTCGGCAAGCATTATGCTAAAAGCCGATGAATATTACGATTCTGAAACCCTGCCTGGCCTGTACCGAATTCTTGCAACGATGCTTGTTGAAGGCGGCACTAAACAGCATACTGCAGATGAGATCGCTGAGTTGATTGAAGCTAATGCAATCGGCCTTAATATGTCACCAGGATCGGTTGATCTTAATGTTCTCAAAGAAGATTTTGAAACTGCTTTAGAGCTATCGAGAGAATTACTCTCTGAGCCGAATTTTGATGAACAAGCTTTAGAAAAGGTACGTGATTGGACCCGAAGAGATTATAAATATTTTTTACAAAATCCAGATTCAATCGCATTCCAAAAAATAAAAGAATATATTTTCCCATTTCATCCAAAAAGCAAAAACAGTCTCGGCACTCCTGAATCGATCGAAAAAATCACACGGGAAGATCTCTTCCATTTTCATAATGTTCATATAAGTCCCGATCAAGCAAGTATGGCAATCGTCGGGGATCTTGATGGTATAGATCTCAAAAACCTGCTTGAAAATACCATTGGTTTATGGCGCGGACCAAAAATTGAGGACATAAAAACCCAAATTCCCAAAACCGTTAAATCCAAAACTATCACGATAGAAATGCAGCGGGATCAAACAGTACTTATTTTTGGTGGACTATCAGTAGATCGTAATCATCCAGATTATGAAAAGCTTCTTCTTTTTGAACAACTATTTGGTAATGGCATTGGCTCGAAGCTATTCGAATTGCGGGAAAAATCTGGAGCATTTTACAGCATTCGAGGATCGCTCATATCAGGAAGTGGAAAATATCCAGGAATGTTTTTTGTTCACACCGCTGTTTCAAATGATCGATTGCAAGAAGCTGAGAATCTAATTACAGAAGCAATAGAAAAGTCTATTGATTCGGTAATGCCCCATGAGCTTGAAGCGGCAAAAAGAAGGGTATTGCTGGCTCCCGACGATTTTTATTCAACTAACGGTTCAATAGCGAGCGCATTTTTGTTTCTCAACGAATTTGAATTGCCATGGGATTATTTTACTAAGCTAACTGAAAGGATTAATGCTATAACGCTTGATGAAGTTAAAACCGCGGTGAAAAAGGTTTTAAGAACCGATGCGATGGTTACCATTAAAGTGGGTCGCGTAAGTTAA
- a CDS encoding glycosyltransferase, translating into MAKVLIFTSHGGGGHISASNAIIEYLKDEHQAYSVALFRDVLPPMDPFRIMTFNTMDCEEAYNFFLRRKWSRAINLLCLSGLWSIPFVKWKVKKLLIPFLQKEKPDLIISVIPIVNGVLNEVTRSMNIPFLVIPTDLDTSTFIHNVHSKINDKFFVGLPFNDPAIWKIADKACIYKKQIDVSGFPLRPSFFEQKNIEALKEEFHLPKNKPIIFLLMGAVGSEALYRYVLELKEIKTPFHLIVCLGRNEELRMRINEIALPPHVTLSLIGFTERIADLMAVSNLCITKAGSVSVAESIYMNKPTLLDCTSKSLMWEDFNIHFIKEHKFGSSLRKLKNLKSVVSDFLANPSEAKEIEKRLANFPKQNFSRTITDIVNNMLSQK; encoded by the coding sequence ATGGCAAAAGTACTGATTTTTACGAGTCATGGTGGCGGCGGCCATATATCGGCTTCGAATGCAATTATCGAATATTTAAAAGATGAGCATCAAGCGTATTCTGTCGCTCTTTTTCGCGATGTATTGCCCCCTATGGATCCCTTTCGAATAATGACCTTTAATACCATGGATTGCGAAGAGGCGTATAATTTTTTCTTGCGTCGTAAATGGTCTCGCGCTATTAACTTGCTTTGCCTTTCTGGCCTCTGGTCGATTCCATTTGTTAAATGGAAAGTTAAAAAATTACTTATTCCGTTTTTACAAAAAGAAAAACCTGATCTTATTATTTCAGTAATTCCGATTGTAAACGGCGTACTCAATGAAGTAACCCGTTCGATGAATATTCCTTTTTTAGTGATCCCTACAGATCTGGATACTTCTACATTCATTCATAATGTTCATTCAAAAATAAATGATAAATTTTTTGTGGGCCTTCCTTTTAACGATCCTGCAATTTGGAAGATAGCCGATAAAGCATGCATCTATAAAAAACAAATAGATGTCAGCGGCTTTCCACTTCGCCCGTCTTTTTTTGAGCAAAAAAACATAGAAGCTCTTAAAGAAGAGTTTCATCTTCCCAAAAATAAACCGATCATTTTTCTTTTAATGGGCGCAGTCGGATCTGAAGCGCTTTATCGGTACGTTCTGGAATTAAAAGAGATCAAAACACCGTTTCATCTTATTGTTTGCTTGGGAAGAAATGAGGAATTGCGCATGCGCATTAATGAAATAGCATTGCCGCCGCATGTTACCCTTTCGCTCATTGGATTCACGGAACGCATCGCCGATCTTATGGCAGTATCAAATCTTTGCATTACTAAAGCAGGCTCAGTTAGCGTAGCGGAGTCCATCTATATGAATAAACCAACGCTGCTCGATTGCACCTCAAAAAGTTTAATGTGGGAAGATTTCAATATTCATTTCATCAAAGAGCATAAATTCGGTTCATCTCTACGAAAATTGAAGAATCTTAAGAGCGTTGTTTCAGACTTTTTGGCCAATCCAAGCGAAGCAAAAGAGATCGAAAAACGATTAGCAAACTTTCCAAAACAAAACTTTTCACGTACGATAACTGACATCGTTAATAATATGTTAAGCCAAAAATAG
- the cutA gene encoding divalent cation tolerance protein CutA has product MNELILFNVSFPDQETAHQAAYMLLEKKLIASAHVRPHESIYSWEGKLNHDQEYTLSANTEKSFISEIEQEIKALHPHKIPGIYYFPIQAEHNYAKYTTDLLKTNSGE; this is encoded by the coding sequence ATGAATGAGCTCATTCTTTTTAACGTTTCGTTTCCTGATCAAGAAACTGCGCACCAAGCTGCGTATATGTTGCTTGAAAAAAAACTCATTGCATCAGCCCATGTACGTCCACATGAAAGCATTTATTCTTGGGAAGGAAAATTAAATCATGATCAAGAATATACGCTCTCTGCAAACACAGAAAAATCTTTCATAAGCGAAATTGAGCAAGAGATCAAAGCTCTTCATCCACACAAAATACCTGGCATTTATTATTTTCCAATACAAGCAGAGCACAATTATGCCAAATATACCACCGATTTGCTCAAAACAAATTCCGGAGAATAA
- the rpsR gene encoding 30S ribosomal protein S18 — MAKRKMAKLKISSRLLRKKARRLSFVPRKHCRFCGSDEQASMLDYKNSPLLRSFLTERGKILPSRISGTCARHQRELSTMIKKSRVMSLIPYCAADF, encoded by the coding sequence ATGGCAAAAAGAAAAATGGCTAAATTAAAAATTAGCTCCCGACTATTGAGAAAAAAAGCGCGTCGTCTTTCGTTTGTTCCAAGAAAACATTGCCGTTTCTGCGGTAGTGATGAACAAGCATCGATGCTTGATTACAAGAACTCGCCGCTTTTACGCAGCTTCCTTACTGAACGTGGCAAAATTTTGCCTTCACGTATTTCAGGCACCTGCGCACGCCATCAGCGTGAACTTTCAACAATGATTAAAAAATCACGCGTAATGTCGTTAATTCCGTACTGCGCGGCTGATTTTTAG
- a CDS encoding 30S ribosomal protein S6 yields MLRYETLILAVPEITANEATSLEGHIDGLIKKAQGSVISFERWGKYRLAYPIWANDYGVYFLVRFEANKGQNEALVKELDSLFKVKYTQVVMRHMTTKLERSQSLAYYKPESLEDAPAQDVDTFLRENKMKGLLNNASSYDVKHAEGIEESDESEMSE; encoded by the coding sequence ATGTTACGGTACGAAACACTTATTCTTGCAGTTCCAGAGATTACTGCCAATGAAGCAACTTCGTTGGAAGGCCATATTGATGGACTGATAAAAAAAGCACAAGGTTCAGTTATTTCATTTGAGCGTTGGGGAAAATATCGCCTCGCGTACCCTATTTGGGCAAATGATTACGGCGTTTATTTCTTGGTTCGCTTTGAAGCAAATAAAGGCCAAAACGAAGCGCTTGTAAAAGAACTCGATTCTCTCTTCAAGGTTAAATATACGCAAGTTGTTATGCGTCATATGACCACGAAGCTTGAGCGTTCGCAATCACTTGCGTACTACAAGCCAGAGTCACTTGAAGATGCACCAGCACAAGATGTTGATACATTCTTGCGTGAAAACAAGATGAAGGGCCTTTTAAATAATGCTTCTTCATATGATGTTAAGCACGCAGAAGGAATTGAAGAATCTGATGAATCTGAAATGAGCGAATAA
- a CDS encoding XRE family transcriptional regulator — MSSSTQLRVKELLREKGWTTKTLAEKTGMSESYLTHIKNGTRRWNEDSLKKLANAFEISPVDLFAQRKQRTDNIDSNVSMPEQADVKLKVQIVPVVGEVPANPSPYNNQLMQITSGHKDEFVPVLNTTDGSCFALSIDSNLMAPTFVKGDLLIISPEVWTRSGDIAAVEYGNDTQMRAIMQVTYTEDFIVLESVNHKSAPVALIRGKDHFRIIGRVIQRNQKLI; from the coding sequence ATGTCTTCATCGACACAATTGCGTGTAAAAGAATTACTAAGAGAAAAGGGCTGGACGACAAAAACACTGGCTGAAAAGACCGGGATGTCTGAAAGTTACCTAACTCATATAAAAAATGGCACGCGTCGCTGGAACGAAGATTCACTTAAAAAATTGGCTAATGCGTTCGAAATTAGCCCGGTAGATCTTTTTGCTCAGCGCAAGCAGCGAACGGACAATATTGATAGCAACGTCAGTATGCCAGAGCAAGCGGATGTTAAGCTTAAGGTTCAAATTGTGCCGGTAGTTGGAGAAGTTCCTGCCAATCCATCTCCTTACAACAACCAATTAATGCAAATTACCAGTGGCCACAAAGATGAGTTTGTGCCGGTTTTGAATACGACCGACGGCTCATGCTTTGCACTTTCAATTGATAGCAACTTAATGGCTCCTACCTTTGTTAAGGGCGATTTGTTGATTATTTCTCCTGAAGTTTGGACCAGGTCTGGCGATATCGCAGCGGTTGAGTACGGCAACGATACGCAAATGCGCGCTATCATGCAAGTAACTTACACAGAAGATTTCATTGTTTTAGAGTCGGTTAACCATAAATCTGCCCCGGTGGCATTGATTCGTGGCAAAGACCACTTCAGAATTATTGGCCGCGTTATCCAACGTAACCAAAAATTGATCTAA
- a CDS encoding ribonuclease HII translates to MVTFKIKERFKKNHYEALAWQEGRLVCGIDEVGRGCLAGPVVTAAAILLPNKKNPLIKDSKLLSQEELQKAYKWLTKNSWSSVAIVNHRDIDIYNIYHATLRAMKRAFMQLTGSCPQQPSTILVDAMPLNLLRTPYEHLDVYHFPFGERRSDSIAAASIIAKVKRDELMRNLSRSFPNYHFGQHKGYATNLHRQAVHIHGSSIVHRRTFLKDMLIVKKAGTYAEQQTLFDL, encoded by the coding sequence ATGGTAACATTTAAGATCAAAGAACGGTTCAAAAAAAACCATTATGAGGCCCTAGCATGGCAAGAAGGCCGTCTGGTATGCGGTATTGACGAAGTCGGCAGGGGGTGCTTGGCAGGCCCTGTAGTCACCGCAGCGGCGATTCTGTTGCCAAATAAGAAAAATCCTCTCATAAAAGATTCAAAGCTTTTAAGCCAAGAAGAATTACAAAAAGCGTATAAATGGCTCACAAAAAACAGTTGGTCCAGCGTTGCCATCGTAAATCATAGGGATATTGATATCTACAATATCTATCACGCTACGTTACGCGCCATGAAGCGTGCATTTATGCAACTTACAGGCAGTTGCCCTCAGCAACCCTCCACAATACTCGTTGATGCGATGCCCCTTAATCTTCTAAGAACGCCTTATGAACATCTTGATGTTTACCATTTTCCATTCGGTGAGCGCAGATCAGATTCTATAGCTGCCGCCTCAATTATCGCTAAAGTTAAACGGGACGAGCTCATGCGCAATCTTTCACGCTCATTTCCAAACTATCATTTTGGCCAACACAAAGGATATGCTACTAATTTGCATCGGCAAGCGGTGCATATTCATGGAAGCTCAATTGTTCATAGACGCACGTTTTTAAAAGACATGTTGATTGTTAAAAAAGCTGGAACGTACGCAGAGCAACAAACACTTTTTGATTTGTGA
- the asd gene encoding archaetidylserine decarboxylase (Phosphatidylserine decarboxylase is synthesized as a single chain precursor. Generation of the pyruvoyl active site from a Ser is coupled to cleavage of a Gly-Ser bond between the larger (beta) and smaller (alpha chains). It is an integral membrane protein.): MNYLRAKKLLFILFFVHGAQLYCVDESRSATVLRFLYQNAAGRVVRSFITRSGYFSAFTGWLANRSASKYIIPTFIKQYRDQINMNEALKPDIKSYKTFNKFFKRKLKPDCRPIDSAIDSVTSPADGTIYAIEQLNEKTEFLVKGKKFDVARLLGKNSHLSADIYKNGTMIIIYLGPWNYHRFHFPVDCSAQKAQIISGAYESVNSVAYQFGIQPLTENERHLIEIDHPDTGKIAFIPVGALCVGKIKEKYDPEKELHKKGDQVGYFEFGGSTIVMLFPENTITLDERFKNTATQPLEIKVGERIATIIKKNERP; encoded by the coding sequence ATGAACTATTTAAGAGCAAAAAAGCTTTTATTTATACTATTTTTTGTACATGGGGCGCAACTATACTGCGTGGACGAAAGTCGCTCGGCAACCGTCTTGCGCTTTCTTTATCAGAACGCAGCAGGAAGAGTTGTTCGCTCATTTATTACACGCAGCGGCTATTTCAGTGCTTTTACTGGCTGGCTGGCAAATCGCTCGGCAAGCAAATATATTATTCCGACGTTCATCAAACAATATCGCGACCAAATTAATATGAACGAAGCTCTCAAGCCAGATATTAAATCGTACAAAACATTTAATAAATTTTTTAAAAGAAAATTAAAACCTGATTGCCGACCAATAGATTCAGCAATCGATTCGGTTACAAGCCCGGCTGACGGCACAATTTATGCGATAGAACAACTCAATGAGAAAACCGAATTTCTCGTAAAAGGAAAAAAGTTCGACGTTGCTCGTTTGCTGGGAAAAAATTCTCACCTTTCGGCCGATATCTATAAAAATGGAACAATGATTATTATTTACCTCGGGCCATGGAACTACCACCGTTTTCATTTTCCAGTTGATTGTTCAGCGCAAAAAGCACAAATAATTAGTGGCGCGTACGAATCGGTAAATAGCGTCGCTTATCAGTTTGGTATTCAACCATTGACCGAAAATGAGCGGCACCTTATTGAGATCGATCACCCCGACACCGGCAAAATTGCTTTTATTCCTGTTGGCGCTTTATGCGTCGGAAAAATTAAAGAAAAATACGATCCAGAAAAAGAATTGCATAAAAAAGGTGATCAAGTAGGTTACTTTGAATTTGGCGGATCTACGATAGTGATGCTTTTCCCAGAAAATACAATTACACTTGATGAAAGATTTAAAAATACTGCAACGCAACCTCTTGAAATCAAAGTTGGTGAGCGAATAGCCACGATTATTAAAAAAAATGAGCGGCCCTAA